One window from the genome of Desulfonatronum thiodismutans encodes:
- the mgtE gene encoding magnesium transporter, with protein sequence MNKATIFTTISKYLAENRDQETREFCDSLHPMDLAAYLPSFPRKEQLRILEIIGSEIAADIVCRLDHDEQSQLSKAMPDRQLAEIMNHMPSDDRVDLFKRLPEDRGETVLGLMAKVEREDIRKLGSYAEGTAGAIMTSEYVTLTPDMTVQQALEKVRLEAPDKETIYTIYVIDAQRRLLGAVSLRNLITAKPAMHVHEIMQEKPVHVHAGEDQEEVARKLNKYDLLAIPVINGNEALAGIVTFDDVHDVMVEETTEDFHKMGGLGHKAPPGLASINMRDASFWMMFSKRIPWLLILVFMNIFSGAGIAYFEDTIEAVIALVFFLPLLIDSGGNAGSQAATLMVRALATGKAKLSDWFHLLGREVLVSAALGLSMGLAVSMIGIFRAGPEVAVVVAMTMVCTVLFGSVVGMSLPFILSKLRMDPATASAPLITSIADIGGVLIYFSIATFVLRDMIAAAG encoded by the coding sequence ATGAACAAGGCCACGATTTTCACCACAATCTCGAAGTACCTCGCCGAGAACCGGGACCAGGAAACCAGGGAGTTCTGCGATTCCCTGCACCCGATGGACTTGGCGGCCTACCTGCCCAGCTTTCCCCGCAAGGAACAGCTCCGCATCCTCGAAATCATCGGCAGCGAGATCGCCGCGGACATCGTCTGCCGTCTGGACCACGACGAACAGTCCCAACTTTCCAAGGCCATGCCGGATCGACAACTGGCCGAGATCATGAACCACATGCCCTCGGACGACCGGGTCGACCTGTTCAAACGATTACCCGAAGACCGTGGAGAGACGGTTCTCGGCCTGATGGCCAAAGTGGAACGGGAGGACATCCGCAAACTCGGTTCCTACGCCGAAGGGACGGCCGGGGCGATCATGACCTCGGAATACGTCACCTTGACCCCGGATATGACCGTCCAGCAGGCCCTGGAAAAGGTTCGCCTGGAGGCTCCGGACAAGGAGACGATCTATACCATCTATGTCATTGATGCCCAGCGTCGACTTCTGGGCGCCGTGTCCCTGCGCAATTTGATCACGGCGAAACCAGCAATGCATGTGCATGAAATCATGCAGGAAAAGCCGGTCCATGTGCATGCCGGGGAAGATCAGGAAGAAGTGGCTCGGAAGCTGAACAAGTATGATCTGCTGGCCATTCCGGTGATCAACGGCAACGAGGCCCTGGCCGGGATCGTCACTTTTGACGACGTTCATGACGTGATGGTTGAGGAAACCACCGAGGACTTTCACAAGATGGGTGGTTTGGGCCATAAGGCTCCGCCTGGGCTGGCCTCCATCAACATGCGTGACGCGAGCTTCTGGATGATGTTCTCCAAGCGCATTCCCTGGCTGCTGATCTTGGTGTTCATGAACATCTTTTCCGGTGCGGGCATTGCCTATTTTGAGGACACCATCGAGGCGGTGATCGCCTTGGTTTTCTTTTTGCCCTTGCTGATCGACTCCGGCGGAAACGCCGGCAGTCAGGCGGCGACGCTGATGGTTCGAGCCTTGGCCACGGGGAAGGCGAAACTCTCCGACTGGTTTCACCTTCTTGGTCGCGAGGTCCTCGTTTCCGCAGCATTGGGGCTGTCCATGGGGCTGGCGGTGTCCATGATCGGCATCTTCCGGGCTGGACCGGAAGTGGCGGTGGTCGTGGCCATGACCATGGTCTGCACGGTTTTGTTCGGCAGCGTCGTGGGCATGTCGTTGCCGTTTATTCTCAGCAAGTTGCGCATGGATCCGGCCACGGCCAGCGCCCCGCTGATCACCTCCATCGCTGATATCGGCGGTGTCCTGATTTACTTCTCCATCGCCACGTTCGTCCTTCGAGACATGATCGCCGCGGCAGGCTGA
- a CDS encoding prevent-host-death protein, with translation MPTLTANELKTKGASAIEAALSARQEAVISVRGKERFVVMRMDYYHYLRECELEAALAETRDDLAAGRFVKESAAEHLERIKAAK, from the coding sequence ATGCCCACACTTACCGCCAATGAACTGAAAACCAAGGGCGCATCCGCCATTGAGGCGGCCCTGTCAGCCCGGCAGGAGGCTGTTATCTCGGTTCGGGGTAAAGAGCGTTTCGTGGTGATGAGAATGGATTATTACCATTACCTGCGGGAGTGCGAACTGGAGGCCGCCCTGGCCGAAACCAGAGATGATCTGGCCGCCGGCCGCTTCGTCAAGGAGAGCGCCGCGGAACATCTGGAGCGCATCAAGGCGGCAAAATGA